A stretch of Arachis hypogaea cultivar Tifrunner chromosome 15, arahy.Tifrunner.gnm2.J5K5, whole genome shotgun sequence DNA encodes these proteins:
- the LOC112751981 gene encoding type I inositol polyphosphate 5-phosphatase 1 isoform X1 — protein sequence MKQRSPHHQQRTSSWAELCCLGWSCIQLFWGRVVLRKWLNMGTNESDYSADPEDDDDDDYDFDDEDAIEIDSDNEELARQSWFMGNRGDKAHPESKEYLPRLRRQKSSTFRSQYINTKELRICVGTWNVGGKLPPDDLDIDDWLGVNEPADIYVLGLQEIVPLNPGNIFGAEDTRPVPKWENIIRETLNRVRHTPRKIKSFSDPPSPSKYQPSDDVPDIEEEILLESDSDIGEEVHPLDEENNVYTEVSTNKTNADDDTNTNLLPSNSADIANSDVPVKLSLQREFSFPKRSERKHSFRAEGLSENMDTSFAQQTTKLTRMLSGSERIGLSWPEPPLHLLSQQVLERPTSFKSLKSFKSSKSFNTYNSFKSIMDEMPVMPLLPEIDLQTLIKRKRRSPYVRIVSKQMVGIFVTIWVRRSLRKHIQNLKVSTVGVGVMGYIGNKGAISVSMSIYQTLFCFICTHLSSGEKEGDELRRNADVHEIHRRTHFQSLSYVGLPKRIIDHERIIWLGDLNYRINLSNMETRALILKKQWSKLVEKDQLRQELKNGGVFDGWSEGTLNFPPTYKYEVNSDKYYGEDPKVGKRSPAWCDRILSHGKGMRLLNYRRAELKLSDHRPVMATYMVEVEMFSPRKLQRALTYTDAEIENEEIIMNSGGWTIAT from the exons ATGAAGCAAAGATCACCTCACCATCAGCAG AGGACTTCTTCTTGGGCTGAATTATGTTGTTTGGGTTGGTCCTGCATACAGCtcttttggggaagagtggtccTCCGGAAATGGCTTAACATGGGAACCAACGAGTCTGATTACAGTGCTGAccctgaagatgatgatgatgatgattatgacttTGATGATGAAGATGCTATTGAAATTGATTCAGACAATGAAG AGTTGGCGAGGCAGTCATGGTTTATGGGCAACCGAGGCGATAAAGCTCATCCTGAATCGAAAG AATATCTTCCAAGGTTAAGGAGGCAAAAGTCATCAACTTTTAGGTCTCAGTATATAAACACAAAGGAATTGAG AATATGTGTTGGAACATGGAATGTTGGAGGAAAACTTCCACCTGATGACCTTGATATTGATGATTGGTTAGGTGTCAACGAACCGGCCGACATATATGTCCTTGG TCTTCAAGAGATTGTACCTTTAAACCCTGGTAATATTTTTGGTGCTGAAGATACTCGCCCTGTGCCAAAATGGGAAAATATTATTCGGGAAACCCTGAATCGAGTGCGACATACACCACGAAAGATAAAATCCTTCAGTGATCCTCCTTCTCCATCAAAATATCAGCCATCAGATGATGTCCCAGATATTGAAGAAGAAATATTACTCGAAAGTGATAGTGACATCGGTGAGGAAGTCCATCCCTTGGACGAAGAAAACAATGTTTATACTGAAGTTAGTACTAATAAAACGAATGCTGATGATGACACAAATACAAATTTATTGCCTTCCAATTCTGCTGATATTGCAAACTCTGATGTGCCGGTCAAACTTAGTTTACAAAGAGAGTTTTCTTTTCCAAAGAGGTCTGAAAGGAAACACAGCTTCCGCGCTGAAGGTTTATCCGAAAATATGGATACATCATTTGCCCAACAGACCACTAAACTAACCAGAATGCTCAGTGGTTCTGAAAGGATTGGTTTGAGCTGGCCAGAGCCACCACTACATCTGCTATCCCAGCAAGTTTTAGAGAGACCAACATCTTTTAAATCTCTCAAATCCTTTAAATCATCAAAGTCATTCAACACATATAATTCTTTCAAGTCAATCATGGATGAAATGCCAGTTATGCCTTTGCTTCCTGAAATTGATCTTCAAACTTTAATTAAGCGGAAAAGAAGATCCCCATATGTAAGGATTGTGAGTAAGCAGATGGTTGGAATTTTTGTCACTATATGGGTTCGTCGGAGCTTGCGTAAACATATTCAGAATTTGAAGGTGTCAACAGTTGGTGTTGGTGTTATGGGCTACATTGGTAACAAG GGAGCAATATCTGTCAGCATGTCCATATATCAGACTCTTTTTTGCTTCATATGCACCCACCTTTCATCGGGTGAAAAGGAAGGAGATGAACTTCGAAGAAATGCTGATGTTCATGAAATACATCGTAGAACACATTTTCAATCACTTTCTTATGTTGGACTTCCCAAAAGAATCATTGATCATGA AAGAATAATTTGGTTGGGAGATCTGAATTACCGTATTAACCTATCAAATATGGAAACAAGAGCTCTTATATTAAAAAAGCAGTGGTCAAAATTGGTTGAGAAAGACCAG CTTAGGCAAGAACTCAAGAATGGTGGTGTGTTTGATGGATGGTCAGAAGGCACCTTAAACTTCCCACCAACTTATAAATATGAGGTTAATTCAGATAAGTACTATGGAGAAGACCCTAAGGTTGGGAAGCGTTCACCAGCGTG GTGTGATCGCATTCTTTCACACGGCAAAGGGATGAGATTACTGAATTACAGAAGGGCTGAGCTCAAACTTTCGGATCACAGACCTGTGATGGCCACATACATGGTTGAGGTTGAAATGTTCTCTCCTAGGAAGCTACAGCGAGCTCTAACTTACACCGATGCAGAGATTGAAAACGAAGAAATCATAATGAATTCAGGTGGTTGGACCATAGCTACTTAG
- the LOC112751982 gene encoding uncharacterized protein: MSRSSETETESETGKATAAVVVQVELHLSITSLAMFLLKTWRSTAFGVYGYLNFTKPAYLDHAKKFKPGEMDIQITGKNCIVTGANSGIGYATAEGLARRGATVYLVCRNKERGEAALSEIQTKTGNQNVHLEICDLSSVADIKSFASRFSKKNMPVHVLVNNAGLLEQKRVTTSEGFELNFAVNVLGTYAMTESMVPLLEKASPDARVITVSSGGMYTTPLTKDLQFSGSNFDGVEQYARNKRVQVALTEKWAETYKDKGIGFYSMHPGWAETPGVAKSLPSFNEKLAGKLRTREEGADTVVWLALQPKEKLVSGAFYFDRAEAPKHLPLAATSGSHTLINSLVEDLHSIVSPFP, encoded by the exons ATGAGTCGTAGCAGTGAAACTGAAACAGAATCAGAAACAGGAAAAGCAACAGCAGCAGTTGTCGTTCAAGTTGAGCTTCACTTGTCGATTACATCCCTCGCTATGTTCCTTCTCAAG ACATGGAGATCAACTGCTTTTGGTGTCTATGGTTATCTCAACTTCACCAAACCTGCTTATCT GGATCATGCTAAGAAATTCAAACCAGGGGAAATGGATATACAAATAACAGGGAAGAATTGCATTGTTACTGGAGCTAACTCTGGAATTGGCTATGCAACTGCTGAGGGTCTTGCAAGACG TGGTGCCACTGTCTATCTTGTGTGCCGGAATAAGGAGAGGGGAGAGGCTGCACTTTccgaaattcaaaccaaaaccgGCAATCAGAATGTACATTTAGAG ATTTGTGACCTTTCATCTGTTGCAGATATCAAGTCATTTGCTTCCAGGTTTTCTAAAAAGAATATGCCAGTTCATGTGTTG GTTAACAATGCAGGGTTACTTGAGCAGAAACGAGTTACCACGTCCGAAGG GTTTGAGTTGAACTTTGCTGTAAATGTGTTAGGCACTTATGCCATGACAGAATCGATGGTACCATTACTAGAGAAAGCATCCCCGGATGCGCGCGTCATTACAGTTTCATCTGGTGGAATGTATACTACTCCCTTGACCAAAGATCTTCAG TTTTCTGGGAGCAATTTCGATGGGGTTGAACAATATGCTCGAAATAAGCGAGTTCAG GTTGCCCTGACAGAGAAGTGGGCCGAAACATATAAAGACAAAGGGATAGGATTTTACTCAATGCATCCAGGTTGGGCTGAAACTCCTGGAGTTGCTAAGAGTTTGCCAAGCTTCAATGAGAA GCTTGCTGGAAAGCTTAGAACAAGGGAAGAAGGTGCAGACACAGTTGTTTGGTTGGCATTACAACCTAAAGAGAAATTGGTCTCAGGTGCATTTTACTTTGATAGAGCCGAAGCTCCAAAGCACCTTCCGTTGGCCGCGACCAGTGGTTCTCATACCTTGATCAACTCACTTGTTGAAGATCTTCATTCAATTGTTTCTCCTTTTCCATAA
- the LOC112751981 gene encoding type IV inositol polyphosphate 5-phosphatase 3 isoform X2 — protein MKQRSPHHQQLFWGRVVLRKWLNMGTNESDYSADPEDDDDDDYDFDDEDAIEIDSDNEELARQSWFMGNRGDKAHPESKEYLPRLRRQKSSTFRSQYINTKELRICVGTWNVGGKLPPDDLDIDDWLGVNEPADIYVLGLQEIVPLNPGNIFGAEDTRPVPKWENIIRETLNRVRHTPRKIKSFSDPPSPSKYQPSDDVPDIEEEILLESDSDIGEEVHPLDEENNVYTEVSTNKTNADDDTNTNLLPSNSADIANSDVPVKLSLQREFSFPKRSERKHSFRAEGLSENMDTSFAQQTTKLTRMLSGSERIGLSWPEPPLHLLSQQVLERPTSFKSLKSFKSSKSFNTYNSFKSIMDEMPVMPLLPEIDLQTLIKRKRRSPYVRIVSKQMVGIFVTIWVRRSLRKHIQNLKVSTVGVGVMGYIGNKGAISVSMSIYQTLFCFICTHLSSGEKEGDELRRNADVHEIHRRTHFQSLSYVGLPKRIIDHERIIWLGDLNYRINLSNMETRALILKKQWSKLVEKDQLRQELKNGGVFDGWSEGTLNFPPTYKYEVNSDKYYGEDPKVGKRSPAWCDRILSHGKGMRLLNYRRAELKLSDHRPVMATYMVEVEMFSPRKLQRALTYTDAEIENEEIIMNSGGWTIAT, from the exons ATGAAGCAAAGATCACCTCACCATCAGCAG CtcttttggggaagagtggtccTCCGGAAATGGCTTAACATGGGAACCAACGAGTCTGATTACAGTGCTGAccctgaagatgatgatgatgatgattatgacttTGATGATGAAGATGCTATTGAAATTGATTCAGACAATGAAG AGTTGGCGAGGCAGTCATGGTTTATGGGCAACCGAGGCGATAAAGCTCATCCTGAATCGAAAG AATATCTTCCAAGGTTAAGGAGGCAAAAGTCATCAACTTTTAGGTCTCAGTATATAAACACAAAGGAATTGAG AATATGTGTTGGAACATGGAATGTTGGAGGAAAACTTCCACCTGATGACCTTGATATTGATGATTGGTTAGGTGTCAACGAACCGGCCGACATATATGTCCTTGG TCTTCAAGAGATTGTACCTTTAAACCCTGGTAATATTTTTGGTGCTGAAGATACTCGCCCTGTGCCAAAATGGGAAAATATTATTCGGGAAACCCTGAATCGAGTGCGACATACACCACGAAAGATAAAATCCTTCAGTGATCCTCCTTCTCCATCAAAATATCAGCCATCAGATGATGTCCCAGATATTGAAGAAGAAATATTACTCGAAAGTGATAGTGACATCGGTGAGGAAGTCCATCCCTTGGACGAAGAAAACAATGTTTATACTGAAGTTAGTACTAATAAAACGAATGCTGATGATGACACAAATACAAATTTATTGCCTTCCAATTCTGCTGATATTGCAAACTCTGATGTGCCGGTCAAACTTAGTTTACAAAGAGAGTTTTCTTTTCCAAAGAGGTCTGAAAGGAAACACAGCTTCCGCGCTGAAGGTTTATCCGAAAATATGGATACATCATTTGCCCAACAGACCACTAAACTAACCAGAATGCTCAGTGGTTCTGAAAGGATTGGTTTGAGCTGGCCAGAGCCACCACTACATCTGCTATCCCAGCAAGTTTTAGAGAGACCAACATCTTTTAAATCTCTCAAATCCTTTAAATCATCAAAGTCATTCAACACATATAATTCTTTCAAGTCAATCATGGATGAAATGCCAGTTATGCCTTTGCTTCCTGAAATTGATCTTCAAACTTTAATTAAGCGGAAAAGAAGATCCCCATATGTAAGGATTGTGAGTAAGCAGATGGTTGGAATTTTTGTCACTATATGGGTTCGTCGGAGCTTGCGTAAACATATTCAGAATTTGAAGGTGTCAACAGTTGGTGTTGGTGTTATGGGCTACATTGGTAACAAG GGAGCAATATCTGTCAGCATGTCCATATATCAGACTCTTTTTTGCTTCATATGCACCCACCTTTCATCGGGTGAAAAGGAAGGAGATGAACTTCGAAGAAATGCTGATGTTCATGAAATACATCGTAGAACACATTTTCAATCACTTTCTTATGTTGGACTTCCCAAAAGAATCATTGATCATGA AAGAATAATTTGGTTGGGAGATCTGAATTACCGTATTAACCTATCAAATATGGAAACAAGAGCTCTTATATTAAAAAAGCAGTGGTCAAAATTGGTTGAGAAAGACCAG CTTAGGCAAGAACTCAAGAATGGTGGTGTGTTTGATGGATGGTCAGAAGGCACCTTAAACTTCCCACCAACTTATAAATATGAGGTTAATTCAGATAAGTACTATGGAGAAGACCCTAAGGTTGGGAAGCGTTCACCAGCGTG GTGTGATCGCATTCTTTCACACGGCAAAGGGATGAGATTACTGAATTACAGAAGGGCTGAGCTCAAACTTTCGGATCACAGACCTGTGATGGCCACATACATGGTTGAGGTTGAAATGTTCTCTCCTAGGAAGCTACAGCGAGCTCTAACTTACACCGATGCAGAGATTGAAAACGAAGAAATCATAATGAATTCAGGTGGTTGGACCATAGCTACTTAG